ATCCGTGCTCCAATTCTATAATCCGTGATCTATTTCCACTGTGGTCTTTTTTTAGCGAGGAAAGTTTCGATGCCGTGTTTACAATCCTCAGTGCTCCGTGCTTTTGCATTTACCTCTGCAGCATAATTTAATGCATCCTCCAATTTCATTTCCTGCACAGCTGCTATCATTTGTTTTGTTGCTTTTAGGGATTCGCGACTGCAGTTTGTGATAAGATTATTTGCAAATTCCAAAACATGTTGGTTGATATTCTCTTTTCCAACTACACCATTTATCAATCCTGCAACCATAGCTTGTCCTGCGCTGATAAGTTTACCACTCAACAATAATTCCTTGGCCGAACGTTCGTTTATTTTTCGCAATAAAAATACCATCACAATTGCAGGAACAAATCCGATCTTAACTTCTGTATATCCGAATTGTGCCTCAGGGATAGCAAATGCAAAATCACA
The genomic region above belongs to Bacteroidota bacterium and contains:
- a CDS encoding enoyl-CoA hydratase/isomerase family protein gives rise to the protein MYETILYSSDSKICTIRLNRPDKRNAFNAQLVNELKSGISAADNDEEIKIIILKGEGEVFSAGADLAYLQSMQNNSYEENLADSKNLMELYHLIYTLSKPVIAQIEGHAIAGGCGLVTVCDFAFAIPEAQFGYTEVKIGFVPAIVMVFLLRKINERSAKELLLSGKLISAGQAMVAGLINGVVGKENINQHVLEFANNLITNCSRESLKATKQMIAAVQEMKLEDALNYAAEVNAKARSTEDCKHGIETFLAKKRPQWK